Proteins encoded in a region of the Streptomyces sp. NBC_01298 genome:
- a CDS encoding IclR family transcriptional regulator, whose translation MIGSVQRALRLLEAVGSHSEGAPAKQLAREAGLPLPTAYHLLRTLTHEGYLRRESGVFVLGDAAGRLAGGGLQQKRRSMILDSLAHFRDAVGAPVYFAVYREGEIEVVGVSDTPAHPACEEWADFRETGHAHAIGQCLLGQLDEKTRKDYYDRHPVEAITQYTVRDLQALEQRIGSMERMQPVTERQEYALGTVCAAIPITAGDTAATMAISLPLHQENRLLYAVDRLRSEVGALLSTLSFSISI comes from the coding sequence CTGATCGGTTCGGTGCAGCGGGCGCTGAGGCTGCTCGAAGCGGTGGGCTCCCATAGTGAGGGAGCCCCGGCGAAACAACTGGCGCGCGAGGCCGGGCTCCCGCTTCCCACCGCGTACCACCTGCTGCGCACCCTGACGCACGAGGGCTATCTGCGACGGGAGAGCGGAGTCTTCGTTCTGGGCGACGCCGCCGGCCGACTGGCCGGTGGGGGGCTTCAGCAGAAACGTCGCAGCATGATCCTCGACTCCCTCGCGCACTTCCGCGACGCGGTCGGGGCCCCCGTCTACTTCGCGGTATACCGCGAGGGTGAAATCGAGGTCGTCGGTGTCTCGGACACCCCGGCGCACCCTGCCTGCGAGGAGTGGGCCGATTTCCGCGAGACCGGCCACGCGCACGCCATCGGGCAGTGCCTGCTGGGCCAGCTCGACGAGAAGACGCGCAAGGACTACTACGACCGGCACCCGGTCGAGGCCATCACCCAGTACACCGTGCGGGATCTGCAGGCTCTGGAGCAGCGGATCGGCTCCATGGAGCGGATGCAGCCGGTGACCGAGCGGCAGGAATACGCCCTGGGTACGGTGTGCGCGGCCATCCCGATCACGGCCGGCGACACCGCCGCGACCATGGCGATTTCTCTCCCTCTGCACCAGGAAAATCGATTGCTGTATGCGGTCGATCGGCTACGGAGTGAAGTAGGCGCGCTGTTGAGCACCCTCTCGTTCTCTATCAGTATCTGA
- a CDS encoding cupin domain-containing protein — protein sequence MKAFRLDALEAERAANEGAYLQFLRERNMSVGLYALDAGQSDPQQPHGQDEVYFVVSGRASITVGEETTTVANGSVVYVPAGVPHKFHHITENLKVMVVFSPPEG from the coding sequence ATGAAGGCCTTCCGGCTGGACGCGCTAGAGGCCGAGCGGGCCGCGAACGAGGGTGCCTACCTTCAGTTCCTGCGCGAGCGGAACATGTCGGTCGGGCTGTACGCACTGGACGCCGGGCAGAGCGACCCCCAACAGCCCCACGGCCAGGACGAGGTGTACTTCGTGGTGAGCGGCCGGGCCTCGATCACCGTCGGGGAAGAGACGACGACGGTCGCCAACGGGAGCGTGGTCTACGTGCCTGCCGGGGTCCCGCACAAGTTCCACCACATCACCGAGAACCTGAAGGTCATGGTCGTCTTCTCTCCGCCGGAAGGGTGA
- a CDS encoding phage holin family protein, with the protein MTNFVVKTLANAAALGVAIWLVAGITLEDDSSTGHQALSLILVALIFGLVNLIVKPVVKLLSLPLFVLTLGLFTIVVNAAMLLLTSWLAKQFDLSFHVEDFFWSAIVGALIISVVSWALNMVLPDKN; encoded by the coding sequence ATGACGAATTTCGTAGTCAAGACCCTCGCCAACGCGGCAGCCCTGGGCGTCGCCATCTGGCTCGTCGCGGGCATCACGCTGGAGGACGACAGCAGCACGGGCCACCAAGCGCTCTCCCTGATCCTGGTCGCGCTGATCTTCGGCCTGGTCAACCTCATCGTCAAGCCCGTGGTGAAGCTGCTCTCGCTGCCCCTGTTCGTCCTCACCCTCGGCCTCTTCACCATCGTGGTGAACGCGGCGATGCTGCTGCTGACCTCATGGCTGGCGAAGCAGTTCGACCTCAGCTTCCACGTCGAAGACTTCTTCTGGTCGGCGATCGTCGGCGCCCTGATCATCTCCGTCGTCTCCTGGGCCCTGAACATGGTCCTGCCCGACAAGAACTGA
- a CDS encoding DUF5326 family protein, with product MRGIFEGMPWWVKWVAVPLLVLFVFGGVITSIIGALIGFLFKALLLVALVGGLIFVVRKFKGTESKSSAGEW from the coding sequence ATCCGAGGGATATTCGAAGGCATGCCCTGGTGGGTCAAGTGGGTCGCCGTTCCGCTGCTGGTGCTGTTCGTCTTCGGTGGTGTGATCACCAGCATCATCGGTGCGCTGATCGGCTTCCTCTTCAAGGCGCTGCTCCTCGTGGCCCTCGTCGGCGGTCTGATCTTCGTCGTCAGGAAGTTCAAGGGCACCGAGTCGAAGTCCTCCGCCGGGGAGTGGTAG
- a CDS encoding cystathionine gamma-lyase, translating to MSAPDPATPRRERLGDGTVAVRAGLPEPVKNEPPLPGPVFAAHFHLPGDVEGPYAYARDTNPTWTLLEQAIGELEAPGLDGIDTVVFASGMAAVSAVLLSQARAGDTVVLPDDGYQVLPLVREQLEAYGVHVRTAPTGEDAQLSVLDGARLLWLETPSNPGLDVCDIRRLVDAAHAGGTLVAVDNTLATPLGQRPLELGADFSVASGTKGLTGHGDLLLGYVVCRDAELAAGIRRWRKVVGAIPGPMEAWLAHRSLSTIQLRAQRQWANALAVAEALRDRADVTGLRYPGLPSDPSHKTASRQMRGFGSVVSFTLADRAYAERFMAALRLVEDATSFGGVRSTAERRRRWGGDDVPEGFIRFSAGAEDTEDLVADVLRALELASRKS from the coding sequence ATGAGCGCCCCCGACCCCGCGACCCCGAGACGGGAGCGGCTCGGCGACGGCACCGTCGCCGTCCGCGCCGGTCTGCCGGAGCCCGTCAAGAACGAGCCGCCGCTGCCCGGCCCCGTCTTCGCCGCCCACTTCCACCTGCCCGGCGACGTCGAGGGCCCCTACGCCTACGCCCGCGACACCAACCCCACCTGGACCCTGCTGGAGCAGGCCATCGGGGAGCTGGAGGCCCCCGGCCTGGACGGGATCGACACGGTCGTCTTCGCCTCCGGCATGGCCGCGGTCTCCGCCGTACTCCTCTCCCAGGCACGTGCCGGCGACACCGTCGTCCTGCCCGACGACGGCTACCAGGTGCTGCCCCTCGTACGGGAGCAGCTGGAGGCGTACGGGGTCCACGTGCGCACCGCACCCACCGGAGAGGACGCCCAGCTCTCGGTCCTCGACGGAGCCCGCCTGCTGTGGCTGGAGACCCCGTCCAACCCCGGACTCGACGTCTGCGACATACGACGCCTCGTGGACGCGGCGCACGCCGGCGGAACCCTCGTCGCCGTCGACAACACCCTCGCGACCCCGCTCGGCCAGCGCCCCCTCGAACTGGGTGCCGACTTCTCGGTGGCCAGCGGCACCAAGGGGCTGACCGGCCACGGCGACCTGCTGCTCGGTTACGTCGTCTGCCGCGACGCCGAACTCGCCGCGGGCATCCGCCGCTGGCGCAAGGTGGTCGGCGCGATCCCCGGCCCCATGGAGGCCTGGCTCGCCCACCGGTCCCTGTCCACCATCCAGTTGCGCGCCCAGCGCCAGTGGGCCAACGCGCTCGCCGTCGCCGAGGCCCTCCGCGACCGCGCCGACGTCACCGGGCTGCGCTACCCGGGCCTGCCGTCGGATCCGTCCCACAAGACGGCCTCACGGCAGATGCGCGGCTTCGGCTCCGTGGTCTCCTTCACCCTGGCCGACCGCGCGTACGCGGAACGGTTCATGGCCGCCCTGCGGCTCGTCGAGGACGCCACCAGTTTCGGCGGCGTCCGGTCCACCGCGGAGCGCCGCCGGCGGTGGGGCGGCGACGACGTGCCCGAGGGATTCATCCGCTTCTCCGCAGGGGCCGAGGACACCGAGGACCTGGTCGCGGACGTGCTGCGAGCGCTCGAGCTGGCGTCCCGGAAGAGCTGA
- a CDS encoding SsgA family sporulation/cell division regulator — MRESVQAEVMMSFLVSEELSFRIPVELRYDARDPYAVRLTFHLPGDAPVTWAFGRELLLDGINKPCGDGDVHIAPTDPEELSDVHIRLQVGADRALFRASAAPLVAFLDRTDRIVPLGQERNLGDFEENLDEALDKILAESQQNEQNAG; from the coding sequence ATGCGCGAGTCGGTACAGGCAGAGGTCATGATGAGCTTCCTCGTTTCCGAGGAGCTCTCGTTCCGGATTCCGGTGGAACTCCGGTACGACGCTCGTGACCCCTACGCAGTCCGCCTGACCTTCCACCTTCCCGGAGATGCGCCCGTCACCTGGGCGTTCGGCCGGGAGCTCCTTCTGGACGGCATCAACAAGCCGTGCGGCGACGGCGATGTCCACATCGCTCCGACCGACCCGGAGGAGCTGTCCGATGTCCACATCCGGCTGCAGGTAGGCGCAGACCGGGCACTCTTCCGCGCGAGCGCGGCGCCACTCGTGGCGTTCCTCGACCGTACCGACCGGATCGTTCCGCTCGGCCAGGAGCGCAACCTCGGGGACTTCGAGGAGAACCTCGACGAGGCGCTCGACAAGATCCTCGCGGAGTCGCAGCAGAACGAGCAGAACGCGGGCTGA
- a CDS encoding low molecular weight protein-tyrosine-phosphatase: MYRVCFVCTGNICRSPMAESVFRSHVADAGLSGLVEVDSAGTGGWHEGDGADPRTAAVLEAAGYESGHRARQFRASWFAGLDLVIALDAGHLSDLRALAPTPQDAAKVRLLRSYDPAASAGQTDVPDPYYGSLDGFEECLQLVEAASPGLLAAVSEAVKEHTP, encoded by the coding sequence ATGTACCGCGTGTGCTTCGTCTGCACCGGCAACATCTGCCGCTCGCCCATGGCCGAGTCGGTCTTCCGCTCCCACGTGGCCGACGCCGGGCTCTCGGGCCTGGTCGAGGTCGACAGCGCCGGCACCGGCGGCTGGCACGAGGGGGACGGGGCCGACCCGCGCACCGCGGCCGTCCTGGAGGCCGCGGGATACGAGTCGGGCCACCGGGCCCGGCAGTTCCGGGCCTCCTGGTTCGCCGGCCTCGACCTCGTCATCGCGCTCGACGCCGGGCACCTGAGCGACCTGAGGGCGCTCGCCCCCACCCCACAGGACGCCGCCAAGGTCCGGCTGCTGCGGTCCTACGACCCGGCGGCCTCCGCCGGCCAGACCGACGTACCGGACCCCTACTACGGCTCCCTCGACGGATTCGAGGAGTGCCTGCAGCTGGTCGAGGCGGCGAGCCCCGGCCTGCTGGCCGCCGTAAGCGAAGCCGTGAAGGAGCACACCCCATGA
- a CDS encoding NUDIX hydrolase, with the protein MTERPVVKRTARAILLDGGDLILIKRTKPGVDPYWLTPGGGVEPSDLTVVDALHRELDEELGAKITDVVPCFVDTVEHIADRGVTGVKVQHFFVCHLESMDPSRRHGPEIDEPEGEYEIVRVPFSRVGIAAVHLVPLSLRHYLDGNIEGVRAMHAPDLG; encoded by the coding sequence ATGACCGAACGTCCAGTGGTCAAACGCACCGCCCGCGCGATCCTGCTCGACGGTGGCGACCTGATCCTCATCAAGCGGACCAAACCCGGCGTCGACCCCTACTGGCTCACCCCCGGCGGGGGTGTGGAGCCCTCGGACCTGACCGTCGTCGACGCCCTCCACCGAGAGCTCGACGAAGAACTCGGCGCGAAGATCACCGATGTCGTGCCCTGCTTCGTCGACACCGTCGAGCACATCGCCGACAGAGGAGTGACCGGCGTCAAGGTGCAGCACTTCTTCGTCTGCCATCTCGAATCCATGGACCCCAGCCGGCGGCACGGCCCCGAAATCGACGAGCCCGAGGGCGAGTACGAAATCGTCCGCGTGCCCTTCAGCCGCGTCGGCATCGCCGCGGTGCACCTCGTCCCGCTGTCCCTGCGCCACTACCTCGACGGCAACATCGAGGGCGTGCGCGCGATGCACGCCCCCGACCTGGGCTGA